The Dissulfuribacter thermophilus genome contains the following window.
CCTGGGCTGATTGAACAAGTAATGCCCACTTTTTCTTGAAATGCCTCTTCGAGTTGCCTTAAAAAAACGTGTAGTTCTGGAAGACTGCCAGTGAAGATCTCTGGGCTCATTGCAATCTTGAGTTCGAGTCGTTCTAGTGGCCTGTCTTTCCTTACCTTTAAACAGTATGAGGGTACTTTGCCTAATTGTTCCTTTAAAAAGTATTCAATGATCTTTTCGCCGATTTTTACACCTCGAATAGAGATCATATCATCTGAACGACTCTTTACAGGGGCTAATCGCCACAAGGTCTGGCCGCATGGACATGGTTTTTGGATTATCTTCGTAATGTCGCCAGTTCTAAAACGAATAAGGGGATTTGCTCTGGTGGTAATGGTGGTTACCACCAGTTCGCCTTCTTCTCCGATATCCAGATTCTCGCCAGTATCAGGATCAATGATTTCGGCAATAAAATGATCAAGTGCCATGTGGAGTCCTGATAGCGCCTCACATTCATATGCCATTCCAGGGCCCATCACCTCAGTGATACCGTAGCCAGCCCTTGTATCGATGCCAAATTCTTCCATCCACTTTGCCCGAGTACTTACATCCACTGCCTCGCCAACCACAATCATCCGCTTTAGGGATAGGGCCGCAATTGGTGGACCTTCTTCCTTAATCTTTGAAAGGAGATAATCTCCATATGATGGAGTAGTGATGAGGGTGGTAGTCTTAAAGTCGACAAGTATCCTGATTCGAGCTTCTGTACTTATTGGATCAGGAGGAATTACAAGAGCCCCTATGGCTTCAGCTCCTTCTTTAAGGTCTTGTCCCACCACACTCATTCCCGGGTCAAGACAGATCTGAACAATGTCGTCACTGGAGACTGAACAGGCCTCTAGAAAGCGTCTTGATAACATGACCCTGTGTTCTACATCCTGTCGAGTATATCCAATAACCACCGGTGTACCATTTATACCCCTCAACGTGTGGATTCTGACGATGTCTCGTAGGGGGACTGCAAAGAGTCCATATGGATAGTTTTCTGAAAGGACCTCTCGAGTGGTGAATGGAAATTTTTTTAAGTCCTCGATACTCTTTATGTCTTCAGGACTCAAGCAGGCGGAGTCCATGATATTTTTATAAAAAGGGACCCTCTTATAGACTCTATTAATAGTACTTTGCAGTAGCTCAGTCTGGATTTGGATTATTTGATCCATCCCTATGCCCTCTCTGAGATCTCTTTATAGTCCTTGCCAAGGTAGGCCCTCTTAACCTCTGGATCTTCCTTGAGCTCGGAGCTGGTACCCTGAAGCACTATCCTTCCGGTCTCTATGACATATCCCCTATGGGCTATCTCAAGGGCCTTTCTTGCATTTTGTTCCACAAGTAAGATAGTGAGTCCCTCTTTATTGAGTTCCTTTATGGTCTCGAGGATTACATTAACGAGCTTTGGCGCTAATCCAAGGCTGGGCTCATCTAGTAAAAGAAGTTTGGGCCTTGCCATAATAGCCCTACCTATGGCAAGCATTTGTTGTTCGCCACCGCTAAGGGTACCTGCAGGTTGAGTGAATCGTTCTTTTAGTCTGGGAAAAAGCTGTAGGACATAGTCCATGTCCTCTTGTACCTTCTTTTTTTGGTCTTTACCCCTTCTCAAAAAGGCCCCGAGTTCTAGATTCTCCTTTACTGTTAATGGACTAAATATCTCTCTACCTTCAGGTACTTGGCATATGCCAAGTGAAACTATTTTTGATGGAGAAAGTCCGCCAATTTCACTTCCTTCAAGCTGTATACTTCCACTAGAAGGCCTGAGCAATCCAGATATGGTAGAAAGTAAGGTAGATTTTCCAGCCCCATTTGCACCAATGAGGGTGACTATTTCCCCCCGTTCTATGTGAAGGGAACAGTTTTTCAGTATTGGTATAGGCCCATATTGTGCATGTAGATTCTGAATGCTTAACATTTTAGCTAAATTAGCACGCTACAGCGCCTTGTTCAAGGGTGAGCAATAAGAGGACATACATTCTTTTTAGAGCTGCGTTTGAGGTGCTAGTGCCTATTGGGGATCTTCTAACAAAGAATGGTTGTTTTTTATTGAGTGATTATAATTGAAAAGGTGCGCATCTCCTTGACACTTACTTGTTGAGGGTGGATTATGTAAATATGTAGCTTTTCTAACTGCAACTCTTGATGTCAATGTATAGAGAAATTGACATGGATCAATGCCATCTTTGCATATTAGGAAAAATATCAAGTTTTCATTGTTGAAATCCAGGAGTGACTACTGAATTATGAGTAATACTGCATGTTTTAGAGCGTATTGGTTTTGTATAGATCCATCGAAAACTCATTTTTTGAGGTTTATATTTGAAGGCTATGATAATGAATTTCAAATGACTACTGTAGACCAAGATTTAGGTCTTGTCAGGGTTCTTGCAATGAAGGGATCTGAAGGAATCCTTTTAAAGATCCTTCTTGAATATCAAGATACGATAGGGCCCAAGCCCTGCTATCCAACCTGAGGCAAAAGGACAAATTGGACAATTTTAGTATTTTACCAGTAATGAAAAACGTGACTTGTCAAAATCTATATTATTCCTATAATCATCGCAGCAAAAAAAATACACGAAATAAGAGGTAGTTCCAGGAAAGGCCATGTTGGAAAATACCCAGAAAAATTTGTACATAGCCACCTTTGGGTGTCAGATGAATGAATACGATTCTAAACGGATGGAACAGATCCTCTACCCTGAATATGTCAGGGTAGATAATCCTGATCTGGCAGATCTCATCCTTGTAAATACGTG
Protein-coding sequences here:
- a CDS encoding phenylacetate--CoA ligase family protein, which produces MDQIIQIQTELLQSTINRVYKRVPFYKNIMDSACLSPEDIKSIEDLKKFPFTTREVLSENYPYGLFAVPLRDIVRIHTLRGINGTPVVIGYTRQDVEHRVMLSRRFLEACSVSSDDIVQICLDPGMSVVGQDLKEGAEAIGALVIPPDPISTEARIRILVDFKTTTLITTPSYGDYLLSKIKEEGPPIAALSLKRMIVVGEAVDVSTRAKWMEEFGIDTRAGYGITEVMGPGMAYECEALSGLHMALDHFIAEIIDPDTGENLDIGEEGELVVTTITTRANPLIRFRTGDITKIIQKPCPCGQTLWRLAPVKSRSDDMISIRGVKIGEKIIEYFLKEQLGKVPSYCLKVRKDRPLERLELKIAMSPEIFTGSLPELHVFLRQLEEAFQEKVGITCSISPGEEKSLQELLQRAKGHILIE
- a CDS encoding ABC transporter ATP-binding protein; the encoded protein is MLSIQNLHAQYGPIPILKNCSLHIERGEIVTLIGANGAGKSTLLSTISGLLRPSSGSIQLEGSEIGGLSPSKIVSLGICQVPEGREIFSPLTVKENLELGAFLRRGKDQKKKVQEDMDYVLQLFPRLKERFTQPAGTLSGGEQQMLAIGRAIMARPKLLLLDEPSLGLAPKLVNVILETIKELNKEGLTILLVEQNARKALEIAHRGYVIETGRIVLQGTSSELKEDPEVKRAYLGKDYKEISERA
- a CDS encoding DUF4911 domain-containing protein is translated as MSNTACFRAYWFCIDPSKTHFLRFIFEGYDNEFQMTTVDQDLGLVRVLAMKGSEGILLKILLEYQDTIGPKPCYPT